A genomic stretch from Perognathus longimembris pacificus isolate PPM17 chromosome 5, ASM2315922v1, whole genome shotgun sequence includes:
- the LOC125351391 gene encoding pituitary tumor-transforming gene 1 protein-interacting protein, with the protein MAPGGTRGPTPRWGLLLGGASLLLLLLLEAAAQDPAGAGCSQSTNRSCEECLKNVSCLWCSSTKACLDYPVRKILPPASLCKLSSARWGVCWVNFEALIIAMSVLGGSILLSIVVCCWCCCRTKKSRKPDKNDERAMREQEERRVRQEERRAEMKLRHDEIRKKYGLFKEQNPYAKF; encoded by the exons ATGGCGCCCGGCGGGACGCGCGGCCCGACGCCCCGCTGGGGGCTGCTGCTCGGGGGCGCCTcgctgctcctgctgctccttCTGGAGGCCGCCGCGCAGGACCCCGCGGGAGCCG GTTGCTCTCAGAGTACTAACAGATCGTGTGAGGAGTGCCTGAAGAACGTCTCA TGTCTGTGGTGCAGTAGTACAAAGGCATGCCTGGACTACCCTGTGAGGAAGATCTTGCCGCCCGCTTCCCTTTGCAAGTTGAGTTCTGCACGATGGGGCGTTTGCTGGG TGAACTTTGAGGCGCTGATTATCGCCATGTCGGTGCTGGGAGGCTCCATCCTTCTTAGCATTGTTGTCTGTTGCTGGTGCTGCTGCCGCACGAAGAAAAGCCGGAAGCCAGATAAGAACGATGAACGGGCCATGAGGGAGCAAGAGGAGAGGAGGGTCCGGCAGGAGGAGAG gAGAGCAGAGATGAAGTTGAGACAtgatgaaatcagaaaaaaatacg